The Daucus carota subsp. sativus chromosome 7, DH1 v3.0, whole genome shotgun sequence genome window below encodes:
- the LOC108193372 gene encoding uncharacterized protein LOC108193372, whose product MGTLVGHVAPGFGFLVIGLWHLFNHIKLHALHPNSHSSSPWFPTSKIRYLELFSIMASCTTSIAMELFIGPARHQPLTTSITFDTDGSIPSNHLHNFEHSSISMTFLIYAIFAILLDKFEAKAKYSLTQLLGCVAFCQQLLVFHLHSADHMGVEGQYHVLLQIVIFICLGSSLVGINYPESFVISFVRSVSILYQGLWLMIMGIMLWIPEVIPKGCFLNMEDGHQVVRCLSDEDLHRAKALVNIEFSGCLIGVTIFAMSIYIILVKKAALRGGVINFDTNQYYNSIKIILSHLPVKHVTNKKYYN is encoded by the coding sequence ATGGGGACTTTAGTGGGCCATGTAGCACCTGGCTTTGGTTTCCTTGTTATAGGACTTTGGCACCTTTTTAACCACATCAAACTCCATGCTCTCCATCCAAACTCCCACTCATCTTCACCATGGTTCCCCACTTCAAAAATAAGGTATCTCGAGCTTTTCTCGATCATGGCTAGTTGCACCACTTCTATAGCCATGGAACTCTTCATCGGCCCCGCCCGCCATCAACCGTTAACCACTTCTATAACGTTCGACACTGACGGCTCTATTCCTTCCAATCATCTCCACAACTTCGAGCACTCGTCCATCTCGATGACTTTCCTCATTTACGCGATTTTCGCTATTTTACTAGACAAATTCGAAGCGAAAGCTAAATATAGCCTCACGCAACTTCTAGGTTGTGTGGCCTTTTGCCAACAACTTCTTGTTTTTCATCTCCACTCGGCTGATCATATGGGAGTCGAAGGCCAATACCACGTGCTTCTAcaaattgttatttttatttgtttgggCAGTTCTCTTGTTGGTATTAACTATCCGGAGAGCTTTGTAATCAGCTTCGTTAGGTCAGTGAGTATTTTATACCAAGGTCTTTGGCTAATGATCATGGGTATTATGCTGTGGATTCCGGAGGTTATTCCTAAGGGCTGCTTTTTAAACATGGAAGATGGTCATCAAGTTGTTCGATGCTTAAGTGATGAAGATCTGCACCGTGCAAAAGCACTGGTGAATATAGAATTTAGCGGCTGCTTAATTGGTGTAACGATTTTTGCAATGTCGATTTATATaatactagtgaaaaaagccgcgcttcgcggcggcgtgataaattttgatacgaatcagtattataatagcataaaaattattttgagtcatcttcccgttaaacatgtcactaataaaaaatattataattag
- the LOC108193371 gene encoding microtubule-destabilizing protein 60-like isoform X2 — protein MSLTGKNSDTVTPVKSSRSKLTDMPKKSENSNPNFATPNAKKTPNCAGNKSVKKSPKSVRKSPHFVNTKIRERRFVVAKKISKKSNSSSVSCKCLISGKVKKCACVAYESLRASQEGFFRDLKSVRDSNEDENQIREEVEVEEAINSIDREAINVDESEVSGEIGSATLKRRRDKLLEEARRCVPESGRVMHLVKAFEKLLSIQKSKNLGDKDDKEGEDGKKGVKWALPGLQSDKVPETQVSASSLCPSDLLLTSESLGLDSLVGSSLDGCQGSVSNRTSGGGRRTRRNSLDLSGRLGGRNWRRQQRKVTSQKPFLLRTEERGRCKEEELMKKVQEQKIEEEKQRIPVAQGLPWTTDEPERLAKPPVKESTKPVDLVLHSDVRAVERAEFDHQVAEKMSLIEQYKIEMERQQKLEEEEEIKRLRKELVPRAQPMPYFDRPFIPRRSEKQPTIPKEPRFHLPQHKKIRPCTSWNAMYTHQGVM, from the exons ATGAGTTTGACCGGCAAAAACTCCGATACAGTGACTCCGGTGAAATCGAGCCGATCAAAACTCACTGACATGCCGAAAAAATCGGAGAACTCGAACCCTAATTTCGCCACTCCCAATGCGAAGAAGACGCCGAATTGCGCGGGAAACAAGTCTGTTAAGAAATCGCCGAAGTCTGTACGGAAAAGCCCTCATTTTGTGAACACGAAGATCCGCGAGAGGCGATTCGTGGTTGCGAAGAAGATTTCGAAGAAATCGAATTCGTCGAGTGTGTCGTGTAAGTGTTTGATTAGTGGTAAGGTGAAGAAATGTGCTTGTGTTGCTTATGAATCACTTAGGGCTTCTCAGGAAGGCTTTTTTAGGGATTTGAAAAGTGTCCGGGATAGCAATGAGGATGAGAATCAGATAAGAGAAGAGGTGGAGGTGGAAGAAGCAATTAATTCGATTGATCGTGAGGCAATTAATGTTGATGAGAGTGAGGTGAGTGGGGAGATCGGGAGTGCGACTTTGAAGAGGAGAAGGGATAAGTTGCTGGAGGAAGCGAGGCGGTGTGTGCCGGAGTCTGGGAGAGTTATGCATTTGGTTAAGGCTTTCGAGAAATTGCTTTCGATTCAAAAGTCCAAGAATTTAGGTGATAAGGATGACAAGGAAGGAGAAGATGGAAAGAAGGGGGTAAAGTGGGCATTGCCAGGGTTGCAATCAGATAAGGTTCCAGAGACACAGGTGTCAGCTTCTTCCCTTTGTCCTTCGGATTTATTGCTTACTTCTGAGAGCTTAGGTTTAGATTCGCTGGTTGGTTCTTCGTTGGATGGCTGTCAAGGGAG TGTTTCGAACAGGACATCTGGCGGTGGTCGGAGGACCAGACGAAAT AGTTTGGATTTATCTGGAAGATTGGGTGGAAGGAATTGGAGGCGGCAGCAGCGGAAAGTTACCTCCCAGAAACCGTTCCTTCTTCGAACTGAG GAAAGGGGAAGGTGCAAGGAAGAAGAACTTATGAAGAAAGTGCAAGAACAGAAGATTGAGGAAGAAAAGCAGAGAATACCAGTTGCGCAAGGTCTCCCCTGGACAACTGATGAACCGGAG CGTCTGGCAAAACCTCCTGTCAAAGAAAGTACAAAACCAGTTGATTTGGTGCTCCATAGTGATGTAAGGGCTGTAGAGCGTGCTGAGTTCGATCACCAG GTGGCAGAAAAAATGAGTTTGATTGAGCAATACAAAATTGAGATGGAAAGACAGCAGAAG ttggaagaagaagaagagataAAGAGACTCAGAAAGGAGCTTGTTCCAAGAGCCCAGCCAATGCCATACTTTGACCGGCCTTTCATCCCCAGAAG ATCAGAGAAGCAGCCAACTATACCCAAGGAGCCAAGATTCCACCTACCTCAGCACAAGAAGATCAGGCCCTGCACGTCTTGGAATGCCATGTACACTCACCAAGGAGTGATGTAG
- the LOC108193371 gene encoding microtubule-destabilizing protein 60-like isoform X1, with amino-acid sequence MSLTGKNSDTVTPVKSSRSKLTDMPKKSENSNPNFATPNAKKTPNCAGNKSVKKSPKSVRKSPHFVNTKIRERRFVVAKKISKKSNSSSVSCKCLISGKVKKCACVAYESLRASQEGFFRDLKSVRDSNEDENQIREEVEVEEAINSIDREAINVDESEVSGEIGSATLKRRRDKLLEEARRCVPESGRVMHLVKAFEKLLSIQKSKNLGDKDDKEGEDGKKGVKWALPGLQSDKVPETQVSASSLCPSDLLLTSESLGLDSLVGSSLDGCQGSLSVSNRTSGGGRRTRRNSLDLSGRLGGRNWRRQQRKVTSQKPFLLRTEERGRCKEEELMKKVQEQKIEEEKQRIPVAQGLPWTTDEPERLAKPPVKESTKPVDLVLHSDVRAVERAEFDHQVAEKMSLIEQYKIEMERQQKLEEEEEIKRLRKELVPRAQPMPYFDRPFIPRRSEKQPTIPKEPRFHLPQHKKIRPCTSWNAMYTHQGVM; translated from the exons ATGAGTTTGACCGGCAAAAACTCCGATACAGTGACTCCGGTGAAATCGAGCCGATCAAAACTCACTGACATGCCGAAAAAATCGGAGAACTCGAACCCTAATTTCGCCACTCCCAATGCGAAGAAGACGCCGAATTGCGCGGGAAACAAGTCTGTTAAGAAATCGCCGAAGTCTGTACGGAAAAGCCCTCATTTTGTGAACACGAAGATCCGCGAGAGGCGATTCGTGGTTGCGAAGAAGATTTCGAAGAAATCGAATTCGTCGAGTGTGTCGTGTAAGTGTTTGATTAGTGGTAAGGTGAAGAAATGTGCTTGTGTTGCTTATGAATCACTTAGGGCTTCTCAGGAAGGCTTTTTTAGGGATTTGAAAAGTGTCCGGGATAGCAATGAGGATGAGAATCAGATAAGAGAAGAGGTGGAGGTGGAAGAAGCAATTAATTCGATTGATCGTGAGGCAATTAATGTTGATGAGAGTGAGGTGAGTGGGGAGATCGGGAGTGCGACTTTGAAGAGGAGAAGGGATAAGTTGCTGGAGGAAGCGAGGCGGTGTGTGCCGGAGTCTGGGAGAGTTATGCATTTGGTTAAGGCTTTCGAGAAATTGCTTTCGATTCAAAAGTCCAAGAATTTAGGTGATAAGGATGACAAGGAAGGAGAAGATGGAAAGAAGGGGGTAAAGTGGGCATTGCCAGGGTTGCAATCAGATAAGGTTCCAGAGACACAGGTGTCAGCTTCTTCCCTTTGTCCTTCGGATTTATTGCTTACTTCTGAGAGCTTAGGTTTAGATTCGCTGGTTGGTTCTTCGTTGGATGGCTGTCAAGGGAG CTTAAGTGTTTCGAACAGGACATCTGGCGGTGGTCGGAGGACCAGACGAAAT AGTTTGGATTTATCTGGAAGATTGGGTGGAAGGAATTGGAGGCGGCAGCAGCGGAAAGTTACCTCCCAGAAACCGTTCCTTCTTCGAACTGAG GAAAGGGGAAGGTGCAAGGAAGAAGAACTTATGAAGAAAGTGCAAGAACAGAAGATTGAGGAAGAAAAGCAGAGAATACCAGTTGCGCAAGGTCTCCCCTGGACAACTGATGAACCGGAG CGTCTGGCAAAACCTCCTGTCAAAGAAAGTACAAAACCAGTTGATTTGGTGCTCCATAGTGATGTAAGGGCTGTAGAGCGTGCTGAGTTCGATCACCAG GTGGCAGAAAAAATGAGTTTGATTGAGCAATACAAAATTGAGATGGAAAGACAGCAGAAG ttggaagaagaagaagagataAAGAGACTCAGAAAGGAGCTTGTTCCAAGAGCCCAGCCAATGCCATACTTTGACCGGCCTTTCATCCCCAGAAG ATCAGAGAAGCAGCCAACTATACCCAAGGAGCCAAGATTCCACCTACCTCAGCACAAGAAGATCAGGCCCTGCACGTCTTGGAATGCCATGTACACTCACCAAGGAGTGATGTAG
- the LOC108193373 gene encoding biotin carboxyl carrier protein of acetyl-CoA carboxylase 1, chloroplastic-like: MASSSILCTKGASIPQFITSTKPKLRQTSNVSYGFSSTSRLPSSSSVAAKSSSNSAIKTDTKICPDMLARESAISTLINEVSLLVKMVDSREIVELQLKQLGCELVIRKKEAIPRPQHVQASLPPQYVFPAETPLARPSAPAPLPQPTTAPAPAPALAALPPSHPPLKCPMAGTFYRSPGPGEAPFVKVGDKVQKGQVICIIEAMKLMNEIEADVSGTVEQILVDDGKPVSVDLPLFVIVP; this comes from the exons ATGGCCTCTTCTTCCATTCTGTGCACTAAAGGCGCTTCAATTCCTCAGTTCATTACAAGTACTAAACCGAAACTACGTCAAACCAGTAATGTCTCGTACGGTTTCAGTTCGACTTCAAGACTTCCTTCGTCTTCATCG GTTGCTGCAAAAAGTTCATCAAATTCTGCAATAAAAACCGACACCAAGATTTGTCCTGACATGCTAGCGCGAGAATCAGCTATATCAACACTGATCAATGAAGTGTCACTCCTTGTCAA AATGGTAGACTCAAGAGAAATAGTGGAGCTGCAATTGAAGCAGCTTGGATGTGAGCTGGTAATCCGGAAGAAGGAAGCTATTCCTAGACCACAACATGTGCAAGCCAGTTTGCCACCGCAGTATGTTTTTCCAGCTGAAACCCCCCTGGCCAGACCTAGTGCTCCCGCGCCTCTTCCCCAGCCTACTACTGCCCCTGCCCCTGCCCCCGCTTTGGCTGCATTACCACCATCTCATCCACCGCTCAAATGCCCCATGGCTGGAACATTCTACCGCTCTCCTGGTCCTGGTGAAGCCCCATTTGTCAAG GTTGGAGACAAAGTGCAGAAAGGGCAAGTTATCTGCATCATTGAAGCAATGAAACTGATGAACGAGATTGAG GCTGATGTATCAGGCACTGTGGAACAAATACTTGTAGATGACGGAAAGCCAGTTAGTGTAGACTTG CCTCTGTTCGTGATAGTTCCATGA
- the LOC108195995 gene encoding sister chromatid cohesion protein SCC2, which yields MASSRRIPRGISLSNTVHSDVAPCLPLPSLPVFFGSLDQEIRLSEEANGSRSVNRRDVVNQAEKIASLLQGTDVSYLSLKGDSSSQCYGSVGPTDLYDEVLRSNSEAFESYVPGVSGHFKEQLYNLKIIEEPLQQDLPAANQVQRETSRTQNNHDNHDKILTSSRKQKVKKKGSDIGSGPDASAVQDAVIGGFCAGLEDLCGRAEMNDDDREESEWLPLSLADIKVLVNDVVSIRAKNYLHLVPVDILVRTLRVLDHQIHRAEGLSINECEHADSDVLSSVSVALESIHAALLVMANSGMPKKLYNEEMIERILEFSKYQMMDIMSACDPAYRALHRPSENGNFEDDVEDGFDFGSASKRRRTSKGVKVRKPAVNRVSAVVNNIDQKLCIILGLLKDLLSIERLSDSCIFQLAKTSFSTLLVENIQLLQLKALSLICGIFYSYKQHRTYLIDELVLLLLKLPMTKRPPRHYHLPDDEQKQIQMVTALLLQLVHCSANLPDALRESDGTAFLLEPSIDAAYPSKCHEAVTETCCVFWTRVLQRFTSTKSHDAAELKNMMDNLVADLLTTLNLPEYPAAAVILEVLCVLLLQNAGLKSKDIAARSMTIELLGTVAARLKQDAVLCRRETFWILKEFMNDDASRSYPKDACSVCLGAKNANSMVLCQGCQRLFHVECMGIREDEISIRSWDCQFCACNKQLLALQSYCKSQCKNDGKKESSSSEASETTTKMEIIQQMLLNYLEDAGSSVDMHLVTRWFYLCSWYKDDLSCQQKLLFFLARLKSRALVRDSKTVSSILKRSSIKKITLAMGQNNSFSRGFDKILQMLLASLRENSPVIRAKALRAVSIIVEADPEVLRDQHVQSAVEGRFCDSSISVREVSLELVGRYITSHPDVGSKYFEKVAERIKDTGVSVRKRAIKIIRDMCTANPNFSEFTNACIVIISRICDEESSIQDLVCKTFYEFWFDDSASSQTRSFGDGSSVPIEVAKKTEQIVEMQRRMKDNQLLVTVIKRNLALDFLTQSAKAAGINPVALASVRKRCELMCKCLLERILQVEEMTGVEVELSSLPYVLLLHAFCVVDPALCAPSSDPSQFVVTLEPYLKTQADSREVAQLLESIVFVIDSVLPLAPKIPQAVVEELEKDLKQMIVRHSFLTVVHACIKCLCTVSKVAGKGARVVEYLIRVFFKRLDALGFDNKQQVGRSLFCLGLLIRYGNSLLSTSSNRNLDVEKSVTLFKKYLTAEDFVFKIRSLQALGYVLVARPEFMLEEGVGKILEATLSSSTDYRLKLQSLQNLYEYLLDAESQMGKDNSNDKEVAYSVEGGQSVPVAAGAGDTNICGGIVQLYWNSILGRCLDEIEPVRRSALKIVEAVLRQGLVHPITCVPYLIALETDPQEVNSKLAHHLLMNMNEKYPAFFESRLGDGLQMSFIFIQSMNQSNPEKFNAKLQSKSLGNVKGKSDASSVAYAKLGVSRIYKLIRGNRVSRNKFMSSVIRKFDNLACSSSVIPFLMYCTEILALLPFSLLDEPLYLVYAINRVLQVRAGTLEANMKALLHLLQSSQNFVAGNGNILPKPSAQAVSANSVSYDLNGTLSENADADFLVSSHSAPRESNLHSVSLHEAFGTSEDVLRKLQEYCLAASALQLLMRLKRHLKVVFSLDDARCQAFSPNESQKSGDVLSRQNIPFNISETRLDLPSTYNDLLQRYQEFKNALREDTVDYSTYTANIKRKRPTPRKAGKSNRMIGQNDEEAESDEEWESGGRRVNNGRRGSSVRTRQRL from the exons ATGGCTAGTTCGCGGCGAATTCCCCGAGGCATCAGCCTCTCCAACACTGTGCACTCTGATGTGGCTCCGTGCTTGCCGTTGCCGTCGCTGCCGGTGTTTTTCGGCTCGCTTGATCAGGAGATTCGGCTTTCGGAGGAGGCGAATGGTTCGAGATCGGTGAATCGGAGAGATGTGGTGAATCAGGCGGAGAAAATTGCTAGTTTGCTTCAAGGAACTGATGTCTCGTATTT GAGTCTCAAGGGAGACTCAAGCTCACAATGTTATGGCTCTGTTGGACCTACGGACCTCTATGATGAGGTTCTTCGAAGCAACTCGGAAGCATTCGAGTCCTATGTGCCAG GTGTCTCTGGTCATTTCAAGGAGCAACTTTATAATCTTAAGATAATTGAAGAGCCATTACAGCAGGATTTACCTGCAGCTAATCAAGTTCAAAGAGAGACTAGCAGAACACAAAATAACCATGATAACCAC GACAAGATTTTGACTTCTTCTAGGAAACAGAAAGTCAAAAAGAAGGGAAGTGATATTGGGAGTGGTCCTGATGCCTCAGCCGTTCAAG ATGCTGTAATTGGAGGTTTTTGTGCTGGGTTAGAGGATTTGTGTGGTCGGGCAGAAATGAACGATGATGATCGTGAAGAATCTGAATGGTTACCATTATCCCTTGCTGATATTAAAGTACTTGTGAATGATGTAGTTTCTATCCGAGCAAAGAACTACCTACATTTGGTTCCTGTAGATATTCTTGTGAGAACCTTAAGGGTTTTAGATCATCAGATTCATCGAGCAGAAGGTCTTTCAATTAATGAATGTGAACAT GCAGATTCAGATGTTCTATCATCAGTATCTGTTGCTCTAGAGTCCATTCACGCTGCTCTACTGGTAATGGCTAATAGTGGCATGCCGAAGAAGCTCTATAATGAAGAG ATGATAGAACGAATACTGGAGTTTTCCAAGTATCAAATGATGGATATCATGTCAGCATGTGATCCAGCTTACCGTGCGCTGCACAGACCAAGTGAAAATGGGAACTTTGAAG ATGATGTTGAAGATGGTTTTGATTTTGGTTCTGCGAGTAAGAGAAGGCGTACCTCGAAGGGTGTAAAAGTGAGGAAACCAGCTGTGAACAG aGTTTCTGCCGTTGTGAATAATATAGATCAGAAACTGTGCATTATTCTCGGTCTTCTGAAAGACTTGTTGTCTATAGAGCGCCTTTCAGATAGTTGCATTTTTCAATTGGCAAAGACAAGCTTCTCAACGTTATTGGTGGAAAATATCCAATTGCTGCAGCTGAAAGCACTCAGTTTAATTTGTGGG ATATTCTATTCATACAAACAACATCGAACTTATCTGATTGATGAGTTGGTGCTCTTGCTATTAAAGTTGCCAATGACAAAGCGACCACCAAGACATTATCATCTACCTGATGATGAGCAGAAGCAGATTCAAATGGTAACTGCTCTATTGCTTCAGTTGGTTCATTGTAGTGCCAACCTTCCTGATGCTTTAAGGGAGTCTGATGGCACTGCGTTCCTTCTCGAGCCTTCAATTGATGCCGCTTACCCTAGCAAGTGCCATGAGGCAGTCACAGAGACATGTTGTGTTTTCTGGACTCGAGTTCTTCAGAGATTTACAAGTACAAAGAGTCATGATGCAGCAGAGCTGAAGAACATGATGGATAATCTTGTGGCTGATTTATTGACGACATTGAATTTGCCTGAGTATCCTGCTGCAGCTGTTATTCTGGAG GTGCTCTGTGTCCTACTACTTCAGAATGCTGGTTTGAAATCCAAGGATATTGCTGCTCGTTCGATGACGATTGAACTCCTTGGTACAGTTGCTGCCAGGTTAAAACAGGATGCTGTGCTATGTAGGAGGGAAACCTTTTGGATCCTGAAAGAGTTTATGAATGATGATGCAAGTCGGAGCTATCCGAAAGATGCATGTTCTGTTTGCTTGGGTGCAAAGAATGCAAATTCTATGGTTTTATGCCAAGGTTGTCAAAGATTATTTCATGTTGAGTGCATGGGAATAAGAGAAGATGAAATTTCTATCCGCAGCTGGGACTGTCAGTTTTGTGCTTGCAATAAGCAACTTCTTGCGTTACAATCATACTGTAAATCACAGTGCAAGAATGATGGCAAAAAGGAGTCTAGTTCTTCTGAAGCTTCTGAGACCACTACAAAGATGGAGATAATTCAGCAGATGCTTCTGAATTATCTTGAGGATGCTGGTTCTTCTGTTGATATGCATCTCGTTACCCGATG GTTTTATCTTTGCTCGTGGTACAAAGATGATCTGAGTTGCCAACAGAAGTTACTCTTTTTTCTTGCTCGGCTTAAATCAAGAGCACTTGTACGCGACTCGAAGACCGTTTCTTCTATTTTGAAAAGGAGTTCAATTAAAAAGATAACTTTAGCCATGGGTCAAAACAATTCTTTCTCCAGAGGATTTGATAAAATCCTTCAAATGCTTCTG GCAAGTTTAAGGGAGAACTCTCCTGTTATCCGTGCCAAGGCATTAAGAGCA GTTAGTATTATTGTTGAAGCTGATCCAGAAGTTTTGCGTGATCAACATGTCCAATCGGCTGTTGAAGGAAGGTTCTGTGATTCGTCTATATCTGTTAGAGAAGTATCTCTTGAACTTGTTGGTCGCTATATTACTTCACATCCTGATGTTGGTTCAAAG TATTTTGAGAAGGTTGCTGAGAGAATAAAAGATACTGGAGTAAGCGTGCGGAAACGAGCTATCAAAATTATAAGGGATATGTGCACTGCAAATCCAAATTTCTCAGAATTCACTAATGCTTGCATTGTAATTATTTCCCGTATTTGTGATGAAGAATCCAGTATTCAG GATCTTGTATGCAAGACGTTTTATGAGTTCTGGTTTGACGATTCTGCAAGTTCACAGACTCGGTCTTTTGGAGATGGTAGTTCTGTACCAATAGAAGTAGCTAAGAAGACTGAGCAGATTGTCGAGATGCAGCGAAGGATGAAAGACAATCAACTTCTTGTCACAGTCATTAAGCGTAACTTGGCCCTTGACTTTCTAACACAATCGGCAAAAGCTGCCGGGATCAATCCCGTTGCTCTTGCATCAGTGCGTAAGCGCTGTGAGCTTATGTGTAAATGTTTGTTGGAGAGAATACTTCAG GTAGAAGAAATGACAGGCGTAGAAGTGGAGTTGAGCTCACTTCCTTATGTTCTTTTGTTGCATGCCTTTTGTGTCGTGGATCCTGCACTATGTGCACCGTCTTCTGATCCTTCGCAGTTTGTTGTCACTTTAGAGCCATACTTGAAGACTCAG GCTGATAGCCGAGAAGTTGCACAGCTATTGGAAAGCATAGTGTTTGTCATTGATTCTGTTTTACCCTTGGCTCCAAAGATTCCTCAGGCTGTTGTTGAAGAGCTTGAGAAAGATTTGAAACAGATGATTGTGCGACATTCTTTCTTAACTGTTGTCCATGCTTGCATCAA GTGTCTTTGCACAGTGAGTAAAGTAGCAGGTAAAGGTGCAAGAGTAGTCGAATATCTAATTCGTGTTTTTTTCAAAAGATTGGATGCATTAGGGTTTGACAATAAACAG CAAGTGGGCCGCTCACTTTTCTGTCTGGGTTTGTTAATTCGTTATGGTAACTCCTTGCTAAGTACCTCTAGCAACAGAAATCTAGATGTTGAAAAAAGTGTCACCTTATTCAAGAAGTATCTTACGGCTGAAgactttgtttttaaaattagatcaTTGCAA GCATTAGGATATGTTTTAGTTGCCAGGCCTGAATTCATGTTGGAGGAGGGTGTGGGAAAGATTTTGGAGGCAACATTGTCTTCCAGTACAGATTATCGTCTTAAG TTGCAATCATTGCAGAATCTGTATGAGTATCTTCTTGATGCGGAAAGTCAAATGGGGAAGGATAATTCCAATGACAAGGAGGTTGCTTATTCAGTAGAGGGTGGTCAAAGTGTGCCTGTTGCTGCTGGTGCAGGTGATACCAACATATGTGGTGGGATTGTTCAGCTGTATTGGAATAGCATCTTAGGTAGatgtttggatgagattgaaCCAGTACGGAGATCTGCTCTTAAG ATTGTGGAAGCTGTGCTGCGGCAAGGTCTGGTTCATCCAATCACTTGTGTACCATACCTTATAGCGCTGGAAACAGACCCTCAGGAGGTTAACTCGAAGCTGGCGCATCATTTACTGATGAATATGAATGAGAA GTATCCTGCTTTCTTTGAAAGTCGACTTGGGGATGGTCTTCAGATGTCATTTATATTCATACAATCCATGAATCAAAGTAACCCTGAGAAATTTAATGCTAAGCTTCAATCAAAATCACTTGGTAATGTAAAGGGCAAATCAGATGCCAGTTCTGTGGCCTATGCAAAATTGGGGGTTTCTCGAATCTACAAGCTCATTCGTGGTAATCGTGTTTCAAGGAACAAGTTTATGTCATCAGTTATTCGCAAGTTTGACAATCTTGCCTGCAGTAGTTCAGTGATTCCATTCTTAAT GTACTGCACAGAAATCCTTGCTTTACTTCCTTTCTCTTTGCTAGATGAACCTCTTTATTTAGTGTATGCTATTAATCGAGTATTACAAGTTAGAGCTGGAACGTTGGAGGCAAATATGAAAGCTTTGTTGCATCTATTGCAAAGTAGTCAGAATTTTGTTGCTGGAAACGGGAATATTTTGCCAAAACCATCTGCTCAAGCGGTTTCTGCTAATTCAGTATCTTATGATTTGAATGGGACattatcagagaatgctgatgcTGATTTTCTGGTTTCTAGTCATTCAGCACCCAGGGAATCAAATTTGCATTCTGTGAGCTTGCATGAAGCCTTTGGAACTTCTGAAGATGTTTTACGGAAACTTCAG GAGTACTGTCTTGCAGCTTCTGCATTGCAACTACTTATGAGGCTAAAAAGGcacttaaaagttgtttttagtCTTGATGATGCTCGATGTCAG GCATTTTCTCCAAATGAATCTCAGAAGTCAGGGGATGTTCTCTCGCGGCAAAATATTCCCTTCAACATCAGTGAAACACGTCTTGATCTCCCAAGCACGTATAATGATTTGTTGCAAAGATATCAG GAATTCAAAAATGCCCTGAGAGAAGACACTGTTGACTACTCGACCTACACGGCCAATATCAAAAGGAAGCGTCCTACACCCAGAAAAGCTGGAAAATCTAATCGTATGATAGGCCAGAATGATGAAGAAGCTGAATCTGATGAAGAATGGGAAAGTGGAGGTCGGAGGGTAAACAATGGGAGACGAGGAAGTAGCGTCAGAACTAGGCAGCGATTGTAG
- the LOC108194934 gene encoding uncharacterized protein LOC108194934: MNQQCLCGSWAVEKISWTEYNPGRKFLTCVNGRCNFFKWSKPEFDARSKSIINGLLRRLKGKDDEHFAEMIRAKEEYRDFYKQEMNDAKKEARNWKCFAVLMLLYVCQRWFASIGGDENNV, from the coding sequence ATGAATCAACAATGTTTATGCGGAAGCTGGGCGGTGGAGAAAATCTCGTGGACTGAATACAACCCGGGAAGAAAATTTCTCACTTGTGTCAACGGTAGGTGCAACTTTTTCAAGTGGTCTAAGCCGGAGTTCGACGCACGCAGCAAGAGTATAATCAACGGGTTGTTAAGGCGATTGAAGGGCAAAGATGATGAGCATTTTGCCGAGATGATCAGGGCTAAGGAGGAGTATCGGGATTTTTACAAGCAGGAGATGAATGATGCAAAGAAAGAAGCTCGGAACTGGAAATGCTTTGCTGTGTTGATGTTGTTGTATGTTTGTCAGCGCTGGTTTGCATCAATTGGTGGAGATGAAAACAATGTGTAA